Genomic DNA from Bryobacter aggregatus MPL3:
GCGAAGGTCCTTGTTGTCCTTACCGGATTCAAAGGCCGCTTCGGCTTCCTGAACGCTTGCGATTAAGAGCTTCTTCTTCTCAAGGCCGGCCTGGATTGTGAGCGCCCAAGCCCGATTCACCCGCCTGCATTCGTCAGCCATTTCCAGGGAGAATTCATGTCCCTGAACTAGACCGCGGAACTGCGAAACGGGCATCCGACTCGTGAAGAAGTCGCTCAGTTCTTTACGGACCAGGTTGTACATGCCGCCAATGCGATCGGTCGCAGGGCATTCGACTCGTTCCGGCAGATCCTTGATGGACCGGAGCCGTTTCGCACGAAGCCACTGCGCCGCCGGGGTCTGCTTGATCTGTTCCCGGATTGCGCGGATTTTGTCCTGGTCTGGCGTGACGCCATGTTTCAGTTGGTCCAGCGCGAGTTGCAGTTGCTCGACCAGTTCCCGATGGCAATCATCCCGGCCAGCAGCGAGGCATTGAGTCATCAAATCGGTAATGGTCCCAATCTGATTGCCCATCGCGCCAACAGCTACCTGCGGGAGATTCCACCACGGAGACCGAGCCTTCTTCGCCTTGGTTTTCTCGACCGCTCCTTTGCCCTTGTACTGAATGCGATGCTGCACGAACCGCGGGAAGCGATCGCCCTCCACCACGCAGACAAAGTCGAAGTCATAATCACCGCCGTTCTTCGCCGCCGTCTTCGAATGAAGGACAAAGGTTCCTTCCAGTTCGAGTTGCTCCGAAGCGATCCGTGCTGCAAGACTCTCCACATCGGGGCAGCCTTGACGCGAAAGATCCTTCGCGAGCAGTTGACGGGTTTCCGTGGGCGGGATCTTCGTGTACGGGAGCAGGTCTTCTTTCATGCGCACGGGATACCGCACAACCAATCCCCGGTTGGTGGCCAGAGCATTGATCGAACGGTCCTGCGGCATCCAGTCGGAGCCTGAGTACACGTGTCCTTGGTGCAACAGCAAATAACCGTCATCCGCAAGCGCGAATGCCGGCATCTCAAACCCACCTGCTGTGCACACCTTAAATGCCCAACGCGCCAGAATACGTTCCAACTGGTTATTGACCCAGGGATGCTGAATCAGGAAGCCAGTTGGGTCCGCCTTGAGAACGCCTTCCAGAACTGTCCGCTCTACAGAAGTCGCATCGTCGTCTTCAGCGGGCATCTCATCCAACAAAGGGCGTTGGGTTTCCGAGATGCCGAGAAGTTCGAAGAGCCCCGTGTAGTCGCGGTATTCCAGGAGGTCTTTCAGCTTGGCGGTCTGCGCGAGGGCATGCGGCTTGATTTCAAGTTCGAACGAATCTTCCGGTGCGTGCTGGACGACCGTGTAGCTCGACTCGAAAGCCAATGGCCGCGAGTATTCCCGAATGCCAAGAACCATCTCGCCAGCGAAGGTGCGTGCCTCTCCAGTGAGCCAGGCGATCAGCTTGGATGGACCTTTGTATTCGGGTTTGACGGAGGAGACGGGCAGAACCACATCGGTGTCGAGGGCATCGGCCACTTCGTCCGGCATGATCTTGAACGATCCCTTCGCTTGCGTTTGGGCGAACGCGAGACGGAATTGGTAGAAACGGTTCTCTGGCAGACCGAGCTTGTCGAAGATCGACTTGCGCAGCCAGCCGCGGCAATCGTTGGTTCCCAGTTCGAGATCCGGAACAACAGTCACACGGCCATTGGGAATCTGCATCCTCACCATGCAAGGCGAGACGAGAATTCCGAAGTACGTGACTGCGGCTTGCGGCCAGTCAGAGAAGCGCGCCGCCAATGGACGTTCATAGCGAGCGTCCACGGCATAATACTTTCCGTTCTTGGCCGACCCGGATGCGCCGATGAGCCGGTATTCCGTACCGTCGAGGGCGAATCGCGAAAGGGTGCTTTCAACCTTCGCGCGCTCCACCTGGTCGAGCGGTTCCGGGGTCACAGAGACAGACGCCACTTTGATCCCTGGGCACAGGGCTTCGAGCAGCGTATTGTTCAACTGCGCTTGTGGGCTCAGATTCGGCATTTTGCGTTCGATTTTGCCTTCCTTGTTGACCATCAGGCTGAGGACCTTCAGGCCAGAATTCGTTGTAACGGTTGCTTGGCTGTTCATGAGTTCTCCTTGAAACGGTTGTGGGATGGGACAACAGACCGTTCCTGAGGAAGCCCTCAAGTGCGCAGTACCCGGGCGGGGTCCTTCGCTGGCCTGCTGCCGAAACACTCGTGTTTCGGGTCAGGCCTCCGTAAAGAAGCCGCCCTATTCCGTTGTGTTGCCTGTCGCGATACGGCTGGACAGGTTGCTTTTGCGGCTTTGAAGAGCTGCAAGAGCGGATTCCCACATGAGGTGTGGGCGCCTTCTACTCAACTTGCGTTGGCAGTAGAAACCCGTTTGGCAGAGTTCACCGGCTGCCTTTCCAGCCGGACCTCATTGCCTTCAATCCTTTGCGTCACGCGGTACTCATGAACGAAGTACACGCGGCTATCGTTCTTGAACGCGATCACGAGCCCCTCGGGCTCGCTCGCAACCTCTTGTTCCAGCGTGGGTTTGCCGTCTTCGGCTGCGGGGCGGCCGACGAAGTAGCGCACGATTGGATCGGCTGCCTCCGCGCGACGGCGGCGGTCCGGGCGGCGTGAACCGCCCTTCGATGGTTGCTTCTTGGCCGCTGCTGCTTTTAGCGGCTCCACGGGTTGCGGTCGATCCTCAGGCGCGTCCGGTAACGCGCTTCCATTCGTTTTCAAATGGCACCTCCTTCCAGCCGGCGTCCGCCGGCACGTAGCATCTGCCGTCCTTGTCGAGCCGCAGGTATCGCCTGGTTTCGACGTGCTTGTAGTGTTCAAGGCCATCGCGTTGGAACATCCACATGAAATCGACGCAGTCAAGCGGCTTCAAGTGCCGCTCCAACGTCGTCCAGTGTGGCAGCAGTTGTTGGGCGGGTTGTGGTTGCATTGATTTGGAGCGTACGGCTATTTTTTTTGAAGTCAAAGGGACTTTACCCTTGAAGTCGAGTGTGCGTAGTGCTTGGCCAATGAGGAATCTATTGTCGATCAATGCTGCCAGCCCAGCATAGGCTGTGCAATCCTCCCGGCTTCAAACTACTCGACACGCATACGTTACGCATTGCGCGCCGATAGCTTCGCTTTTTCTTCGTATACTGTGTTGAAATCTGCACCGTCGTGGTGTATCGTGATGCTGTGGAGTGAGTTTTTATGCCAAAAAGCAAAGTTCGAGGTTCAATCAGTGGTGGCGATCTGACGATGCCGCGAACCTCTGTCAGTTTTCCTCCGGAGGTTTATCAAATGCTCGGTGACCTTGCGGCGCAAAAAAAGGTCTCCATTGGCTGGGTCGTGCGAGAAGCTGTCGAAAAGTATCTTGGAGATCAATGCCCGCTCTTTGGAACCAGCTTGTTGAAGGCACCCAAGTAGATGCCCTAGCAGAACGCGATCTGCTCTAGTGTTTTTGCGCCAACCGGTGGCACAGCGGGGCCAATGAGCCGCTAAAGGCAACTGATCATCCGCTAGTCATTCATTTAGAGAGGTATAACCCATTGCCGAGTTTGGTACATAGTCCATCACGGTCCGCATCTAAACAGCAGGCGCTGCTACTTGCCCCGCAAGAACTCTACGAACCTGATCCCGAAATCGTCACCGCGGCGAAGCTTAAGAGCACGAATACCACTGATAAAGCCCGTCAGCGTGATCTCGCGGAATTATTGCGGAGGATCAACCTTTCTGTATTGTCGCAGGATCGTTCGGATCTAGCCGCTTTTGTAAATTGGAAGGGCAACGCGGAATCCCCAATACACCGCTGGCTTCGCTACCGCGAGGCCTATTCTCCAAACCTCATCACTAAGCTTGGTTTGGGTAATGAAATTTTAGACCCTTTCTGTGGTTGCGGGTCGATTCTCATCGGAGCGGCGGAGAACGGCAACACGGCTGCAGGCATTGATATCAACCCTCTTGCGATTTTTGCGGCAAAGGTCAAGCTGACCCCGCTCTCGCGCACCCAACTGCAGGCGGTTCAAAACTACGTCGACCGCTTGGATTCTGCGCTGAATACGGCAAGGCCCTGGCCTATGCCTGAACTCTCTATCGCTTCCAAAGTCTTCGAACCTGTCATACTCGACACCCTTCTCAGAATCCGGTCTCTGATCGAGTCAACATTTTCCGGCGACATTGAGTGCAGGAATTTTCTGCATCTGGCATGGGTCGCAATCCTTGAACGAGTGGGCAGTTATTTTAAGGAAGGCAACGGCATTAAATACAGGAACAAGAAGCGTCTAAAAACAGGCTACACAATTAGACCCGAAGGCCAGTGGCAGCTTGAGCGCTTTGGTCGCGACCAATACAAGTTCACGCTCAATGCCTTCTGTGAGCACGTTCGGATGATGCTGAACGACGCGCGGTTCTGGCGGAAAGGGGCTTGGCGAAGTCAGACCATCATCGAGGGCAGCGTACTTGAAATGGATAAGCTGCTTCCCCTCAGAAAATTTGACTCTATCGTGTTCAGCCCTCCCTACGCCAACAGGTTCGACTACTTTGAGTCGATGAAAGTCGAGCTGTGGTTTGGAGGCTTTGTCGATTCGTATGAATCTATCAATCGCTTCCGCAAGGCGTCACTGCGATCACATCTGGGGGCCGATCTCAATCGGTCTTACCGGCACATAGAGGATCTTGAGCAGCTTATCGCTCTAATGGATCGGGATGCCAGCAGTTGGCGGATGGGAGTGCCAGAACTGTTGCGCGGCTATTTCGACGACATGCGGATTACACTGAAACATTGCCGGAAGCTCTTGGTGGAGAACGGCAAATGTTTCGTAGTTGTCGGGAACTCCGCGTTTGCAGGCGTCATTATTCCGACGGACGTTTTACTGGCGAACCTCGGGCTGGAGTGCGGATTCAAGAAGGCTGAAATCCTCATCACGCGCCACCTGACAGTCGCCCCGCAGCAGCGAAATAAACTATCGAACTTAGAAGAGAATATGCGAGAGAGTGTTGTAGTCCTATCATGAGAAACTTAACTGAGGCTTAAGTGGCATTGACTCAACCGGATTTATTCGCAAAATTGGAGGATTCCGATCGAATCAGCGATGGTACTTCGACTCTGTTCCGCGAAGTACCGTCGTTTCCGCCCTTTGACAGTATTGTTAATGGTGAACTGTTTTCGCTAAGCCTCAGCAATCGAGCACCCGCGCTTACACATGGCTTACACCGCTTTCCAGCGAAATTCATTCCACGGATACCTGGGTGGGTCCTGGACGAGTTTGCGAGCCAAACAGATGTAGTGCTTGATCCCTTCTGCGGCTCTGGAACTACGCTAGTTGAAGCATTACTACGCTCTAGGCAAGCGATAGGTATAGATTGCGATCCTCTGGCCTGCCTGATCTCGCGAGCCAAGACGTCCAGTGTCAGTCCGACTCGCATTGGCCAATTGGGAGTTCAGTTGCAGAAGAATTGGCGTGGACTGGCACCCTCGCTGCTCCCGCCAATGCCGGATCTCACTAACTTTGGACACTGGTATTCCGAGAGTGCCTGGGGCGATCTCCAATCGCTCCTCACGGCGATCCGTGCTCTCGACGCTTCGCTAGAGGAGCTCGACTTCCTTTTGTGCGTCTTTAGCTCGATTCTCCGATGGGTTTCAAACGCGGACGACCAGACGCAGAAGACCTATGTCTCCGGAACTCTAAAGAAGAATCCTCCCGATGTCGAGCCACTCTTTCGCAGAGCATTCGAAAAAGCTCTAGCAGGACTGGAGGAGCTGTCCTTGTTGCGGCATCCGTCGGCCTCCGCGTCTGTCATCGAGGGCGATGCTGCCGAGATCAAACTACCGGCACATTCAGTGGACCTGATCGTTACGAGTCCGCCCTACCTCGACTCGGTTGACTATATGTACAACTTCATGCTGGAGTACTTCTGGTTAGGTCCGCTGCTGGGAGTTGAGGACAGACGGACATTTAACCGGATGCGCCGGAGAGTGACTGGTGCAAAAAACCCCGCCGCTGATGCCTGTCCCCCTGCGCTACAGCATTCACTTGACGACCTAATCGATGAACGAGACATCATTAAGCAGCGAGTCTCTGCCACGCGCGCCTATTGCGACAGCATGGGGCGCCACTTCCAGTCGGCAGCAAAGGCGCTCAAGCCGGACAGTTATTATTTCCTGATCATCGGAAACAGCCAGACCCGCAAAGGTGTACTGCCCATACACGATTCTCTTGTTCGGCTCGCAGTCGATGCCGGATTCGCCTTTGAAAAAGCATTCGCCTATCGCATCCGCCGACACTATATGAAATTTCCTCGCGCGGGGCGAGGGGGCATCATCACTATGGATTGGGTCATTGCGCTTAGAAACGTCCAGAAATGCACCCCTTATCCTGATCGGCTTCCGCTTCCCAACTTCACGCTTCGCGACGACGAGGTTGCGAATTGAATTATGTCGCAGCTTCCCTTGCAAACTCAGGACTTCTGGAGAGTAAACAGTTACGGCTACCCGAATCCGTTCAATCGCGACACAAAGTCTCAAGAGGCGTGGGCGACGTTTTGTTCTTTCTACAAGTACAACAAGGGATCATACAGTTCGCTTAAGGCCTACTGGGAGTCGACTGAGGCACCCCGTAAACTGGACAGTCATGCCGTGGAAAGTTGGAAGGCGACCTTCGAGGAGTTCGGCCTACTGTATGTCATCAGCCGCTCGAACACCATCACGGTTACCCCTGCGGGCGACCAGTTCTACGAAGCCGCCCAGCGGCAGAATGAACAGGAATTCGTCTGGATTGGCCTGAATCTTTTGTTTCGTTACCCGGTTAAAGGGCCGCCGCGCGGGCGTAGCAAGAGTGCCGCGCACGCGGAAGCGGATATTTTGCCTTACCGTTTTCTCCATTCTGCGATGCGCGATCTCGGGGATTACTTTTGGTGGACTGAGTTGGAGCGAATATTCTGCCGAGTCTTTCTTACATCAGAGGCAAACGCAGCGGTCTCCGCCATCCGTCGTCTTCGGGCAAATCCTTCTGCTCTTGAGGAATTTACGCTACCTGTTGATAAACGTAAAGGGGCATTCTACAACTCTCTCAACCAAGTTGCCAACCACGCAGGCATGAACCATTTTGCTTTTATGCAAGATGACGAAAGCGAGCACTATGGACCCAACGAAAGCAGGCGACGCCACTTCATTAACCGCGACTTTCTCTCCCTCATATCGGTCGCACTCGGAGACGCCAAAACTCCCTCAGACTGCGGGGCCAGCGCGACGTACGTGGATCGCCTGCCAACTGCACCCCACTTTGACGATGAGCAAGCGTACTTCGACTATCTCGGAGCGTTGGTTCCGAATATGACGGCTACTGGAGGCTCCACTGGACTCCAGGCAATTACCCTTTCCGGTGATACGGTCTTCATCCTTAAGGTGGGGGAGCATTTCGAAGCCGTCTCTGTCGCTGAATACGAACGAATCGTCCAAGGCAGCACTCTCACGCTTTGCCGCATCGCCCGCAATCACAGAATTGTTTTGTCCACGGACTCGAGTTGGACCTACTTTGTTACCGGTAAAGACCTGGTTGGCCCCAACACTGTGAAGCTATCGCTTCGGCGTGCCAGGCCGATTACGAACATGGAACCAATTAAGACGCTGTTTGGGGGTGGCGATGCCTAATGTAAACGAAGAAACGCTTGTGGAGCAGGGGGCGATTCCTCCGACCGAGTTTCATGACAAAATCGAGCGCATAAGAGAGATCGCCCAGTATGACATTGATTCACCACAGGATCTCACCGCCCGACTGGAAAAGGCCACGCAAGGACTCCTGATTTCGCCTGAAACATTGAGATCTGCAGCAGCTGCTCTGCGTGTCGGTCACGTCGTCCTACAGGGCCCTCCGGGCACCGGAAA
This window encodes:
- a CDS encoding DNA methyltransferase, with the translated sequence MTQPDLFAKLEDSDRISDGTSTLFREVPSFPPFDSIVNGELFSLSLSNRAPALTHGLHRFPAKFIPRIPGWVLDEFASQTDVVLDPFCGSGTTLVEALLRSRQAIGIDCDPLACLISRAKTSSVSPTRIGQLGVQLQKNWRGLAPSLLPPMPDLTNFGHWYSESAWGDLQSLLTAIRALDASLEELDFLLCVFSSILRWVSNADDQTQKTYVSGTLKKNPPDVEPLFRRAFEKALAGLEELSLLRHPSASASVIEGDAAEIKLPAHSVDLIVTSPPYLDSVDYMYNFMLEYFWLGPLLGVEDRRTFNRMRRRVTGAKNPAADACPPALQHSLDDLIDERDIIKQRVSATRAYCDSMGRHFQSAAKALKPDSYYFLIIGNSQTRKGVLPIHDSLVRLAVDAGFAFEKAFAYRIRRHYMKFPRAGRGGIITMDWVIALRNVQKCTPYPDRLPLPNFTLRDDEVAN
- a CDS encoding CopG family transcriptional regulator codes for the protein MPRTSVSFPPEVYQMLGDLAAQKKVSIGWVVREAVEKYLGDQCPLFGTSLLKAPK
- a CDS encoding SAM-dependent methyltransferase, giving the protein MPSLVHSPSRSASKQQALLLAPQELYEPDPEIVTAAKLKSTNTTDKARQRDLAELLRRINLSVLSQDRSDLAAFVNWKGNAESPIHRWLRYREAYSPNLITKLGLGNEILDPFCGCGSILIGAAENGNTAAGIDINPLAIFAAKVKLTPLSRTQLQAVQNYVDRLDSALNTARPWPMPELSIASKVFEPVILDTLLRIRSLIESTFSGDIECRNFLHLAWVAILERVGSYFKEGNGIKYRNKKRLKTGYTIRPEGQWQLERFGRDQYKFTLNAFCEHVRMMLNDARFWRKGAWRSQTIIEGSVLEMDKLLPLRKFDSIVFSPPYANRFDYFESMKVELWFGGFVDSYESINRFRKASLRSHLGADLNRSYRHIEDLEQLIALMDRDASSWRMGVPELLRGYFDDMRITLKHCRKLLVENGKCFVVVGNSAFAGVIIPTDVLLANLGLECGFKKAEILITRHLTVAPQQRNKLSNLEENMRESVVVLS